The sequence ATGCCGAGCGTGAAAGGGATGTCCAGGATGGAGATGTAACGCGCCGTATTCAGGAAGCCGCGCTTGACCTGTTCCGGATCGCGCTGCGCCGCCGCAAAGGCCGGAAACAGCACGCGGCCGACGTGGGCCAGGAGGTTCTGCTGCGTGAACGCCGTAATGTTCTGCGCCAGGACGAAAAAGCCGAGCATCGTGGCGCCGAGCATGCGGCTGATCAGGATCTGGTCCATGTTGTAAGTGATGAAACCGAGGATGCCCATGCCCGTCATGAATTTACCGAAATGGAAAAGCTCTTTCGCGATCTTCCACTTGAAGACAAAGCGGATACGGTAGGGCTCGAAAAACCAGGTGGCCGAAGCGGTAAAGACCATCTTGATCAGGTATGCCGCGACAAGGCTCCATACGTTTTTCCACATCGCGGCAAAAATGACGGCGCACACCGCGTTGAGGATGCAGGCCGCCAGCTCGATGATGGACAAAACATTGAAGCGCATCTTCTTCGTGAGCAGCGCGTTGGGAAGGCGCCCGAGATTGTTGATGAGGAAAATGGCGCCCAGCGCGCGCAGGATCGTGAGGACTTCCTGGTTTTTAAGCAGGCCGGCCAGGAGCGGCGCGGCCAATTCGAAAATCAGGAAGATGACGAACGCGGTCCCCTGCAGCATGAAAAAGGCCGTGTGTTTGGCATCTTCGAACGTTTCGTCCACCGGGCGCTGGATGAGCGCGCCGTCCACGCCGAAGGACTTCATGAAGCTGAAGCCGTCGATCGCGATGAAGGCCATGGCAAAAAGGCCGAACACCGACGGCTCGAGCATGCGGGCCAGGATGGCAAAAGAGATGACCCGGATGACGCGCTGGAAGATCTGGTTAATCGCCAGCCACTTCACCCCTGAAACCGCTTGTTTTTTCAACGATGTCATGATGAATGTGTTCCTTTGAATGACGTCCGCTCGGGACGGTCATGGATTAGGCCGGTCCTATGAGAAATCCTGGGGTGATTCCACCGGCCTGAGGCTTCCTTAAAGAAGGTAAGCCCAGTAAACAACCGCGAGCGCGCCCGCAAGAACAAGGCACACCGCGTAAAAACGGTCGAGCGCACGGGATTTGCGGCGTTCACGCGAACCCGGCCATTCCATCACAGATAATTTGTCTAAGGATTTGGGCATAGATCAGCCGGCAAGGACGCTCGTCGCAAAAAACACGGCAGCGATGGCCAAGCGGCAAAAAGCAAGCGTTTCCCTTTCCCGCCTTTGCGCCGGCGGCGAAAAAAGGGCCGCGAGCGACCAGAAAAAGAAAACAAGCGTGAGTTCAAAACAAAGCGTGTGGATCATGCCGGGCTCGGCCAGGGCCGCGAAGAAACTCGCAAACCCGTTGGCACGCTCCAGCGGATGGTCATGGATGTTGATCGAAAAATCCGTCAAAGGCCCGTAATGCAGGGTCTTCGAGAAAGGCCAGAACAGCATCAGGCCCTTGGGCGCGCGGCCGAAGAGGTCCAGCACAAGATGCGAAACGTAAGCGCCGAAGCTCGCGGGAAAATAATCCCGGAAGCGCTCGGAGCGGAACTTCGAAAAGAACCAGGCGCAGGCGGTGCCGCAGACGAGCGCCGCAAAAAAGCTGTGGGTCGCGCCGCGGTGGAACGCAGCGGCTTTGCCGGCCAGGATGCCGGGAAGGAAATCGAAATCCGGCATGTTGGCCAGGAGAACGCAGGCGGCGGCGAACAGAAAATCCACGGCCTGCTGTTTCTTCGAGGCCCGGTAAAATCCGTACCCGGCGGCGGAATGGAGGACCGGAAGCGACATTGCTAGACTTTCCCCCATTCGGTCCGGACGCGGCGCTTGCGTTCGGGATGGTCGTCGGCACGATCGCCGGCGCGGCGGCGCACTTCGTCGTCCATGAGGATCTCGTCACGCGTGGGCGTGCCGATCATGCGGAGCGCCCAGTCCGCGACTTCACTTTCGGGAGTCGGGATCGTGACCGGGGTAAGGTCTTTCTCAAAACGCTGCCACTGGCCGCTCAAAAAACGTTCGTGGAAAAGAAAACCGAGGAATAGGAGCGAGGCGCCGAGCATTTTCACGACGGCCGATCCCATGAGAACGAGGGGCCAAAGCTGATGCTCGCGCGCCGCGTAGGCATCGCCTATCGTCAGAGCCTGGGCCACCGAAGCCGCGGCATAAAGCACCGCGCCCAAAGCCAGGCATCCGGCGCTCTTCGCGGATTCGCGCAGCGCGTCACGAAGGCGGTAACCGAGGACCACGAACGGAAGGATCAGCGCGATGGCCGTCACCCAGGGAGCGGTCTCGAGTTCGAAGCGGCTGAAATACATCCAGCCCGTAAAATCTTTCATGGACGCGGCCTCCTGGCAGGAAAGCAGCGCGAAAAACGCGCAGAAAATCCGCCAGGTGGTTTTGTGAGACGCTTTCGCGGAAAAATTGGCGAGGCTGCCGCAGACCAGCGCGGCGAACGCCAAAACCACGGCACAAAACCAGCCGAAAACAGAGTTCTTCAGGATGATGCCCTGCAGCAGCCCTTGCGAGGACTGGCCTCCGGAAGCGGCATACGTCAGAAAATATCCGGACGCGATGAGTCCCGCGAGGGTGAAAAGAAGCGTGGCCACCCCTTGGATCTCGAAATAATCGGCGAACGGCTTCGGCATTGAAATTTTTTCTTTTTTGACTTGCATCACTCCTCCTGTGGGCCCAGGCCTCGAGACCTAGAGCCGGACCACTTTCTCGGAATTCGCGCCCTTGAAGAAATTGCGGGTATCGAGAATCACCGGAAATTTTTCGACGAGCTGCTTGCGGTCGAACAGATCGTGGTCGGTGACCAGGATGGCCAGGTCCGCTTTGACGGGCTGGGAATCCAGGTTGACGGATTTGTACGCCGTTCCCGCCGTGATCAGTTCGGGCACATACGGATCCGTGTAGCTGACTTTCGCGCCTTCGTGTTCCAGCATCTCAATGATGTGGAACGCCGGAGATTCGCGGAAGTCGGAAACGTTTTTCTTGTACGTCACGCCGAGCACATGGACGCTCGTGCCGCGCAAGGGCTTGCTTGAGCGGTTCAGGATCGTCTGGGCCTTGCGGACCACAAACTCCGGCATGTTGGAATTCACGGCATCGGCGAGGTCGATGAAGCGCGGGCTGAAACCGGTGCTGCGCGCCTTCCAGGCCAGGTAATGCGGGTCGATCGGAATGCAGTGTCCGCCGAGGCCGGGGCCCGGGAAGAACGGCATGAAACCGAACGGCTTCGTGGCCGCGGCTTCGATGATCTCCCAGATATTGACGCCGAGCTTTTCGGACATCTGGCACATTTCGTTGACGAGACCGATATTGACGCTGCGGAACGTGTTTTCGAGCAGCTTCACCATTTCGGCGGACTGCGTCGAGCTGACGACGTGCACTTTTTCGATGGCCAGCGCGTAAAACTGCCGCGCGAGTTCGGTGCACTGGGGCGTGACGCCTCCGACGACCTTCGGGATGTTACGCGTATGATACGTCGCGTTTCCCGGATCGACGCGTTCGGGCGAAAAGGCCAGGAAGAAATCCTTCCCGACTTTCAGGCCGGTGTCTTCGAGCATGGGAAGAATGACTTCTTCGGTCGTGCCCGGATACGTGGTGCTTTCCAGGATGACAAGCATGCCGGGATGGACGTATTTGGCGATCTGTTCGGCCGCCGCGACGATATAGGACATGTCCGGATCCTTGGACTTGCG comes from Verrucomicrobiia bacterium and encodes:
- a CDS encoding nucleotide sugar dehydrogenase — protein: MEKTALNQTLEQKIQTKTIRAGIIGLGYVGLPLAVEFAHAGIRVTGIDVDTRKVASVNEGKSYIQDVPQNTLKDLTSAKKLSATTDFSVISELDTVNICVPTPLRKSKDPDMSYIVAAAEQIAKYVHPGMLVILESTTYPGTTEEVILPMLEDTGLKVGKDFFLAFSPERVDPGNATYHTRNIPKVVGGVTPQCTELARQFYALAIEKVHVVSSTQSAEMVKLLENTFRSVNIGLVNEMCQMSEKLGVNIWEIIEAAATKPFGFMPFFPGPGLGGHCIPIDPHYLAWKARSTGFSPRFIDLADAVNSNMPEFVVRKAQTILNRSSKPLRGTSVHVLGVTYKKNVSDFRESPAFHIIEMLEHEGAKVSYTDPYVPELITAGTAYKSVNLDSQPVKADLAILVTDHDLFDRKQLVEKFPVILDTRNFFKGANSEKVVRL
- a CDS encoding lipopolysaccharide biosynthesis protein → MTSLKKQAVSGVKWLAINQIFQRVIRVISFAILARMLEPSVFGLFAMAFIAIDGFSFMKSFGVDGALIQRPVDETFEDAKHTAFFMLQGTAFVIFLIFELAAPLLAGLLKNQEVLTILRALGAIFLINNLGRLPNALLTKKMRFNVLSIIELAACILNAVCAVIFAAMWKNVWSLVAAYLIKMVFTASATWFFEPYRIRFVFKWKIAKELFHFGKFMTGMGILGFITYNMDQILISRMLGATMLGFFVLAQNITAFTQQNLLAHVGRVLFPAFAAAQRDPEQVKRGFLNTARYISILDIPFTLGIMAVAKEFTLAMYGPKYEIVGSLIQIIAFGQLIGPIVSGTEAVYMASGKINWSYRLQLLRFFIRITFLIILSHFWGIYGVAAVPFCNACIMVPVQYFLVRRLVKFTFKEFIRRMYPAFPATLIMVASVYAVKWALFRYPQLIFFDFHHVMPLLYFAVVGGPVYFASLWLMDRALVKDMLGMLLPRFFEKSAAPQKKTPVMPAVLPEP
- a CDS encoding metal-dependent hydrolase, with product MSLPVLHSAAGYGFYRASKKQQAVDFLFAAACVLLANMPDFDFLPGILAGKAAAFHRGATHSFFAALVCGTACAWFFSKFRSERFRDYFPASFGAYVSHLVLDLFGRAPKGLMLFWPFSKTLHYGPLTDFSINIHDHPLERANGFASFFAALAEPGMIHTLCFELTLVFFFWSLAALFSPPAQRRERETLAFCRLAIAAVFFATSVLAG